The Clostridium sp. DL-VIII DNA window AATGAACCAATATTGTTTGGTACTCCAATAGTAATGAATCCACTTATGGCTATACCATTTATGATTATACCAGCAATAAATGGAATGATATTCTATGGATTAATTGCTTCAGGTATACTTTCTCCAATGGGTGGACTTATGCCACCTTGGACAACACCAGCTATACTTTCAGGATTCTTAATCGGTGGTCCATCGTTAGCAATAACACAAGTAATTATGTTAGCAATAGGAACAGTTATCTACCTTCCTTTCGTCAAAAAGGTAGATTCTATGGCTTATGCTAGCGAACAAGCAGCTCAACTTAGAGATGGTACAGAAGCATAAAAATTAATTAGTCCTTTTGTTAACAATTTAAAAATATATTTAGAGTAAAGATTTTAATTAATTAAGATTAAGACTCAGTATTTATATAAATGCTGAGTTTTTTTGTATTTAGAATATCACAGGTTAGAACGGTGGTTCTGGAAAGCTTTTATTAGCTATGAGTAGAAAAACAATATCTCCAATGTAAGATAGTAGTAAGTTTGCCGACCATAACTAAAATGCATAGGAGGTGTGTCCGAAATGGGCAATACTAGTTTAGCACATGCTAAATGGAATTGTAAATATCATATACGTATGCTTGTAAGTGTACCACCAAAATTAAGTGTTTCAGCATTTGTGGGATAAGAATTCACTCATGATTTTTGATAGACATACAAATTTGAAGTACAAGTATAGCAATAGACAATTTTGGGGCAAAGAATATGTAGATACTGTAGGAAGAAATAAGAAGATAACAGAAGAGTATATAAAAAATCAGATACCAAGAAGATATAGCATATGAACAAATGAGTTTAAAGAGTAGTATATCGGCCTGTTTACAGGTGATATTACAGTGATATCAAACGATTTGGAGATTGTTCGTCTTCTGAGAAACAGCAATGTGGAATTGATAACTTGTGGTGGAACTGTGCAAAAAAGTACAGGAAGTATCTATGGTTATTATGCAATACATATGTTGGAACATATGAAGTTTGACATTGGATTTTTTGGAACATCTGCTATTGATGAAAAACTTAACATGATGACGCCTACATCTGACAAAGCATTCCTAAAGAAGCAGATTGTTGGTCAATGTCAGCAGTCATTTCTTGTGGCAGATAAATCTAAATTTAACAGAAGAGCTTTGACCTACGTGAATTCAGTTACAGATTATACTTATGTAGTTACGGATTATAAATTTAATGAGGAAGAAAAAGCCATTCTGAAAAATGGTGAAACTAAAATTTTATCTTTAATTAATATAGAAAAAATGAAATAATGATATTAACGTATCATTATTTTATTTTTGTGTGTACGGCAGGGTAACAATAACTTGGCAGTGAAAATTCTCCGTGGATTGATAGTGGAAGCAGCTAGTCAATAGCAAGAGTGCTCATCGTTAGGTGGAATCTAAATCTAAAGTAAGTCGGAGACAAAGTCTTAGCATGAGGGACACGAACTACATATACTGCTTATTGGGAATGGACGAGTTTGTAAAACAAAGTTCAATATTATCTAAATTCTTAAGAGTAGATGTAGCAGATACATGAGATGAAGGTTGTTGCTCTTATCGTATGAGGTATGATAGATATATCATTCATAAAGACGAATTTATAGTTCCTCTATTGAAGTATTTAGGGATTTAGCAAATTTTGAGGTGGTTAGAAACAAAAAAATTATTTATTAAATACTTATCTAATGTTATTTTAATCAGTTTGGAATCCAATAAAAGGAGAAATATCAACTTTTTGAGATTAATTGGTATTTGGATTATTTCGCTTAAATCCTTACAAATAAAGGACTTATAGCTAATTTATTGCCTATTTCTTGTTGATTTGTATTTGTATCCATATGCGGGGGAATGTAATATGCTAGTATGGCTATTGTCTATTTATTATTAAAATTTGATTTAAGAAAAAGTCTTTATTAATTAGCTTGTTTTAATGTAAATCTTGATTTTTTTCAATTAAAGTTGTATATTTTAGCTCTTTTTTTCATCATTATATTCAAAATTTAGTTTTAAATCAGCTGGATATCTATATCTCTAAAAAGCTTATTACATTATATACAATTCTGTAAATGTTCTTCAACAAGAATTGTACTTTTTTTGCTACATGTAGTATCAATATACAAAGGTAATAAGTCTCTAATTATTTCACATTTCATGTTTTTATCTCCTCTATATTTTTTTGTAACATATGGTTTTGCATGGTGAAACGTGACTCTTGCCCAAGTTTCACTTTTAGTGTAAATTTTTGCTATTTCTTTATTTATAATTTAATTCGAAATATATTTTATAAAAAATTACAGTTCTATATGGCTCATGCATTTGAATAACTAGTTTTGAAATGTAGTGTAGTTCATTTTTTTTACAATGTTATCTTCTGGAAAAATTTTTGAATTTACTTTTTGTATGTTTTCTACATTAATTATGTTGGAGAATGCTGTAAAATAGTCAAAGTACAAATTTTTATCAATTTGACATAGCCAAGCAAGTAAGTTGTTTTTTCTTTTTAAACTAATAAGTTTTAGTATTGCAATTTGATTAAAATTCGTTTGGCATGAAGGTTTGAATGACATTTTATTCCAACAAAAATATACTCACTTCATACTGACAGTTTTATTATTTTAACTGTCTAATATAAAGGAAGCATATGAATTCTAGATTTTTGTGGATTATTCGGTAAATATTTGAAGAAAGTCTTGCTTTATATAAATTCAAATAGCTATTTTTAATTAGAAGAAATGTATTAGATAGTTGATACTTGTAAACCAAACGTTTTGCGTGTGAACATCGAAGAGGCTTATGCGATGGAGATAAAAAAAGTCATCTTTGGAAGTCACGCAGTCAAGTAGAAAAATTGCTCAAAGAGTGTCATTTAGATATATCTGCACCATTATGGCAATCTGATTTATTTATAGGAAGCCATGATGGAATAATTGTGTGGTATTAAGGAATGTCAAATATGGAGCAGCTACTTAATAATACACGTTAAATGTAATATTTTATAAGTTTAAACGATCAGAAAGATAAATTGTAAAAAAGGCTGCAGAGGTTATTAATGGTAGTATAGGAGCATTGCATATGCACCGTGTGTCAATGTTGTATGGACGATTGTAACCTTAAAATATCAACACCAAAATACTTTTCTCTGTATAATAGAATAACCAAAAGCAGTTTGGTATTGGAATTTCCCAAATGGCCTTACTATATGAATTTAGTACAAGATTTTGGAAAAATTTCTGAATGTATATACGGCAAGCAATGTGAACAGCATATTCATATTGTAAAACATCTGAAGGAAATGATTAGAGTCTTTGATATGTTAAAATATGATAGACATAATATTAATATATTAAAAGATCTTTAGGAAGATCTTTTATAACGTTAAGTGAAAAGTTAAATTCGTGATTTATATAAGTCGTTGAAAATGCAAGACTAAATTCCGCCTACCTTATTATTTGCAATACTAAATTCTTGAACTTAGTATTTTGCTATAAGATATGATATAAATAACACAACGGTAATAGAATGTCAATGGTAAAGTTAACAGCAGAACTGTATAGACAGCTCTTTAAGATAGTTTTAGTTAGATAATCAAAAAATAGTTAAACTATCACCTGGATCAATTATCTCAAATACATGATAAAAATAGTTGAACTACTTTTTTGTGCAAGACTAACTTCGTGTAAGATAAAATTACTCTTGCAATCACGAAATTAGTTTTTCATTTTAGGAAGATCTTTTATAAAAAGCCTTGACTTGGACTGAACTCCAAGTGCTAGACTTGAAATGTACAATAAAGAAAGGAAATTATATATAAAGTTAGTGAATGGCAAATAGTTAAAATTGAAAGTTCATTTGAAATGAACTCGGATTATGAATATAAGAAATATTTAATTATTAGGAGGAAAAATATGAAATTATTATTAAGCAAGAAGAATAGCAATAGCAAGAGTAAATCTGTTGTTTACATGACAGAAGATATTAGTGCAGAAGGATTAATGGCAATTTATACGGTATTAAATTGTAAGGCAATAGGAAAAGTTGCAGTGAAAATTTCTAGTGGTGAACCTGGAGGGCATCATTTTCTATCTGCGAAATTAATAGCTCCGTTAGTTCAAATAGTAAATGGGACTATTGTTGAGTGCAATACTGCATATGGTGGAAGACGTGCAGATACAGAATCTCATCATAAAGTTTTGGAAGAACATGGGTTTACTGCCATAGCGCCAGTTGATATTATGGATGCAGAAGGTTCAATAAGAATTCCTATTATAGGAGGAAAGCATTTGAAAGAGGATATAGTTGGTGCAAGTTTTGCAAACTATGATTTTGTAGTGAACCTCGCACACTTCAAAGGCCATGCTATGGGAGGTTTGGGAGGTGTAATTAAGAATATGTCTATTGGTATTGCATCTTCAATAGGAAAAAGCTTGATTCACAGTGCAGGTAAAGAAACTACTGGTTTTTCTCCAAATACACCACAAGATGATTTCTTAGAATCTATGGCGGAAGCCGCAAAAGGAGTGGCAGATTATGTTGGAAAAAATATTATCTATATTAATGTTATGAATAATTTGTCAGTAGACTGTGATTGTGATTCTCATCCTGCAAGACCGGAAATGAACGATATCGGAATTCTCTCATCACTAGATCCTGTTGCGTTAGATCAGGCATGTGTAGATCTTGTATATGCAGCAGGTGGAAAAGCTTTGATTGAGAGAATGGAATCAAGACATGGAATTCATACGTTGGAGCATGCAGAGAAAATTGGCTTAGGAACTCGTAATTATGATTTATATGAAATCTAATTGTGTTCCTATTTATAAAGTATCATATAATTAAAGACCATTAATAAAAAGAATTGATGCAAAGAATCTTGGATTGATTCTTTGCATTGTATATAATGAAATAGCTAGGTATTTGAAAATGCACTCTTTCTGTATTATTCATATTCACTTATCCAATGATATAAATAATTATTAATGAATAGATAATTCTCCGCTGTGGCAGTAACATAAGTATGATGCAGATTCAGTTCAATTACACCGAATTCATACATTCCAGTTTTGCTTCATTCAGTTTAGTCATGCACTTATCCGTAAACCATATTTTTTATAGCACTTTCTCTGTAGGTTAAGAGTAGCCCCGTTACCAAACGGTTTTAGTTTATTTCCCAGGCTTTTATTTAAGCTTATTCTCTCAAAAATGAACTTTTGTTGATGTAAAATAAATAAAATCAGTACTTATTATTTTATCTACTTTTCTTTGTTTCTAATCTTTCTTATTGTTATTATGGTATCATTCATGCCAGTAAAATCTGTGATGCTACTGTATTATAATTTATATTCATTCGTACGTAATTTTTAAATTTTTAACGTATTTTCCCTTGGAACAACTACTTGCTCGTATCTTTCAATTTCGTAATTCAAGCGTTCTAAGATTTGACACATGTCTTCCATTATTGCTACTAACTTTTTAAGATGCTCGATCAAAAGCTTTTTCCTAACATCAACAGTCACATCGTCCTGTTGAAAGAGTAAAACATAGTCAATTAATGTTGCAATCGAAAAAACTGCTGATCGCATACATTTAGTAAAATAAATCCATTCACAATCTTGTTTCGTATAATTACTGATTTCATTCGTGGTACAGTTCATATAAGGGATTACTCCAACATGTTCATAATAGTGAAGTGTGTTAATTGTAGTATTACGTTTTTCATTTATTTCTGCGATGGCCATAAGTTTTATGATAACCTAAGATAAAAGAAAAAATTTAGTAGATGACCATATTAGCTAAATAATATTGAAGCTGAAGCATTAAGTATTATTTTGAAATATACAATATTATGAAAACTTTGTCCTTTGCAATAATTGTAAGAACATTTCGATTTTATATCTAAGAGAGCACATCAAAGCTATGAGAGATGCAGTTAATATTAAATATTGGTGGAAATGTTGTGCTTAGCTGCTATCGTGAAATCCACTAATTAAATAAAATGTAAGTTAATAAATATTTACATTTTAACCGTGGAAAATGAATAAGTTATATTTTATAAAAAACATATTGAATTTATCCCAAACTTAATTTTTTTACACTAATTAATAATATAATAATATTTGTTATGAATGATCCTGATCATGTAAGAGTTTATAACTAGCTAAATGGACTTACAGTATTAGTATCATAATTTCTTTTATCATGGATATAAAGAAAATAATTGACATGTTGAAAATTATATGATATCCTTATCATATAATGAAAAAGGAATGTTACTGGTTGTGCAGGCTTTACCGTTCTATAGATGATATTTTGTTAATATTATTTTTGAAGGTACAGTCTTTTTTTGTGTACCTAATAAGATAAAATAGTATTTAATTTAAGTTTAGAATCTTAATTTTATATGTAATATGTGGAGTACTTGAAGTTGTAGTTTATTTTTAGTTAGTGTATCTGTTAAATTAATTCACTCAAAAAGGGGAACACTTATGAAGATAGAGAAGATAATTAATAATAATCTAGTACAATCTTTTGATAATAACAATAAAGAAGTTCTTGTTATGGGATGTGGACTTGGATTCAAGAAAAAAAATGGTGAAATTATTGATAAAGATAAAGTTGAAAAGATTTATTCTCTAGAAGATAAAAATTATTCAAATAAATTAATAGAATTATTATCTGATATCCCTTTAGAAGTAATTCAAACAACTAATGAAATAGTATCCTATGCAAGATATTCTCTCGGAAAAAAGCTAAATGATAACATTTATATTTTACTAACAGATCACATAAATTTTGCAATGGAAAGAGTTAAAGAAGGGGTGCAGTTTAAAAATCCGTTATTATGGGAAATAAAAAGATTTTATAATCATGAGTTTTTAATTGGTAAAGAGGCGCTCCAAATAATTCAAAAAAGGTTAAAAGTTGATTTACCAGAAGATGAAGCTGCAAACATTGCGTTACATATTGTTAATGCTCAACTTAACTCTAGCAATATAGATGACACTATGAGTATGACTAATATGATTCAAAATATTTTAAATATAGTAAAGTTTCATTATAAGTTAGAATTAGATGAATATTCACTTCACTATGAAAGATTTATTACTCATTTAAAATTCTTTTCTCAAAGAATTTTTAGAGGAAGTGAAATTGAAGATGAGGATAAAAGTCTTTCTGAAATGATGAGAGAAAAATATAAGGAAGCATATAAATGTACAGAAAAAATTAAAAAATATATTAAAAGTGAATTTAATTCAGAACTTACCGATGAAGAAATGATGTATTTAGCAGTTCATATAAATAGGGTCACAAAACAAACTGAATAGGAGGAGGATTGTTACTGGTAATGCAGGCTATACCTAAGAAACGTTAAATAAGAGCTCTTTTACGTTTCTTGGGTATTTTTTGTAAAGAAGAGCTTAGCTAGGCATTAGATAAAAGTATAAATATAGATAAATTAGTATGAAAGGTAGTTACTGTAAGCAGAAAACTGTATTATGGGCTTTACTTCATTAAAATTGATTCTAAAAATTTATTTTAAATGGAGGATTATTGTATTATGGACTATTCAATAGTAGCAAAAAAAATATTAGAAAAAATAGGTGGAGAAAGTAATGTCAATAGTGTCATACACTGTATGACAAGACTTAGATTTACCTTAAAAGATGAAAGTATTGTAAATGATGAAGAAGTTAAAAAAATAAATGGTGTTATGGGTATTATGAAAAAAGGCGGTCAATATCAAATAATTATAGGAAATGAAGTTTCTAAATGTTATAAAGAAGTATTAAAGCTTGGTGATTTTAGTGATAGTGTTAATAATACTACAAGTTCAAATGAAAAACAAAATATAATTACAAAAGTACTAGATGTAATATCAGGAAGTATGTCAGCTACTATGCCAGCAATAATTGGTGCAGGTATGGTAAAGGTGTTAGTAGTATTGCTTACAACTATTGGACTTTTATCAAATACTAGTCAGACTTATGCTATATTATCAGCTCTTGGAGATGCAACGTTTTATTTTTTACCAATAATACTTGTAATTTCCACTTCTAAAAAGTTTAATATTAATCCATATATATTTGCGGCAGTAATAGGTGTTATGGTATATCCTGATTTTGTAAAATTACTTGGTTCAGAAACACCTGTATCATTTTTAGGGTTACCAGTTACACAGGCAAGTTATGGTTATTCAGTTATTCCGATAATAATGATGGCATGGGTAATGAAATATATAGAAGAATTTGTAGATAAAATCACTCCTGCTGTTACAAAGAATTTTTTAAAACCAATGTTAATATTACTTATAGCTATGCCAATTGCAATAATAGTTATTGGACCAATTGGATTCTTAGTAGGTAAGGGTTTATCAACAGTTATGTATACAATTCAAGATAAGGCAAATTGGATTGCATTACCTTTAATGGCTGCATTTATGCCGTTAATAGTTATGACAGGAATGCATTGGGCATTTGTGCCTATAGCATTAGCAGCTTTAGCTAATCCAGGAGGATATGAAACATTATTGTTAGTTGCAATGCTCCCATCTAATTTAGCACAAGGAGCATCATCTCTAGCAGTATCACTAAAATCTAAAAATAAAGATTTAAAACAAGTTGCAAGTGCATCAAGTATTTCAGCGTTACTTGCAGGAGTAACAGAACCTGCAATGTATGGTGTTACATTAAAATATAAAAAACCTTTAGTAGCAAGTATGATAGCAAGTGGTATAGCAGGTATTTATGCAGGAATTGTATATTTAAAAGTATATGTTTTTGCAACACCAGCACTTATATCAATAGTTCAATTTATTAATCCAAATGGAGGCTCTAACTTTATTAATGCTCTAATAACAGCAGCTATTGCATTGATAGGCTCATTTGTATTAACATGGATAATTGGATTTGATGATCCAGCAAATGAAGATAATGAAGAGAGATCAGATGAAGGAAAAATAGAAGTCAGAGAAGCTAATTTAGATAAAGTTGAATCTAAAAGTGAATCAATAATTTTATGTCCAATTCAAGGAAAATCAGTGTCATTAAGCCAAGTAAATGATATAACATTCTCAGAGGAAATAATGGGAAAAGGTATAGCTATAATACCCAATATAGGTAAAACAGTATCACCAGTTAATGGGGTAGTTTCAGCATTATTTGAAACAAAACATGCTATAGGAATTACATCTGATGATGGAATAGAAATTTTGATACACATAGGATTAGATACAGTAAAATTAGGTGGAAAACATTTTACGGCTTATGTTAAGAGCGGCGATAAAGTAAATGCAGGAGATTTATTAGTTGAATTTGATATAGAAGCAATAAAAAAAGAAGGATATGAAGTAATAACCCCAGTTCTTGTTACTAATGCAAGTGATTATAAAGATGTATTATCATTAATAGACAAAGACGTAAAAGAAAAAGATGAATTAATAAAAGTAGTAAAGTAAATTTAAGTGATTATGCTAGCGAAGATATATTAAATAGATTTGCTAGTATAATTAATGAATAATAATTAAATCAAATTTTAAGAATTTAGTATTTAACAACAATTTTAATAAATAGTAAAATAATATGAATGCTATTACTTATAAGACTTAGGAGGAATATTATGTCGATTAAATTTCCAGAAGGATTTTTATGGGGAGGAGCCACAGCTGCTAACCAATTTGAAGGCGCATATAATGAAGATGGTAAAGGATTATCAACTCAAGATATAGCACCGAAAGGAGTGATGGGGCCTTTAACAGATAAGCCGACAGAAGATAATATGAAGCTTATAGGAATTGATTTTTATCATAGATATAAAGAAGATATTAAGCTATTTGCAGAAATGGGATTTAAAGTTTTTAGATTATCTATTGCTTGGTCAAGAATATTTCCAAATGGTGATGATGAAGAGCCAAATGAAAAGGGATTACAATTTTACGATGATGTGTTTGATGAATTAGCTAAGTATGGAATAGAGCCACTAGTCACAATTTCACACTATGAAACTCCACTCGCACTTGCTAAGAATTATGATGGATGGGTTAACAGAAAGCTAATAAGATTTTTTGAAAACTATGTAAGAACAATATTTACTAGATATAAAGATAAGGTGAAATATTGGCTAACTTTCAATGAAATAAATTCTGCAACTCATTTTCCTTATATGAGCGCTGGAATATGGACTACAAAAGAACAATTAAGTAAACAAGATTTATATCAGGCTATGCATCATGAGTTAGTGGCAAGTGCACTTGCAGTAAAAATTGGTCATGAAATAAATTCAGAATTTAAAATTGGTTGTATGATTCTTGGAGTACCAAACTATCCATTAACACCAAAACCAAGGGATGTACTTAAAGCTATGGAAGCAGATAGGCAAAATCTTTTCTTTGGAGATGTTCATGCAAGGGGAGAATATCCAAGATATATGAATAGATTTTTTAAGGAAAACAACATAGAAATAAGGATGGAACCTGGTGATAAAGAAATATTAAAAAATACAATAGATTTTGTTTCATTTAGTTACTACATGAGTTCATGTGCAACTGCAGATGTTGAGAAAGATATAAAAGGAAAAGGAAATCTTGTTGGTGGAGTACACAATCCATATTTAAAAGCATCAGACTGGGGATGGCAGATAGATCCAGAAGGATTAAGATATATACTTAATCAATTCTATGATAGATATCAAAAACCATTATTTATAGTTGAAAATGGATTAGGAGCTGTTGATGAATTAATAATAAATAAGAATGGTAATAAAACTGTAAATGATGACTATAGGATTAATTACTTGAATGATCATCTTGTTCAAGTTGCAGAAGCAATTGAAGATGGTGTTGAACTCATGGGGTACACTACGTGGGGATGTATAGATTTAGTAAGTGCATCAACAGCTGAACTAAAAAAAAGATATGGATTTATCTATGTAGATAGACATGATGATGGGAGTGGAACTTTAGAAAGGTATAAGAAAAAGAGCTTTTATTGGTACAAGGAAATTATTGCTGCAAATGGAGCAAATTTAATATACTAATTATAAAGAGTAAAAGGGTATGAGGAAATATAATCAAGGATTGAATCTGAAAAGAAAGTAAAAATTAAAAAACTACTTGACCTGGTGTTAACTCAAAGTGATAAACTATATACAGAATAAAGAAACATAAGTGAAATTAGAAACTACATGAATATTTGCAATAAATTATTTCGGAAAATATTTGAGTTTAAGGTGGAGAAAACATATGAAGAAAGTATTATATCTAATGAGACATGGACAGACTTTATTTAATATTAGAAGAAAAATTCAAGGATGGTGTGATTCGCCATTAACTGAATTAGGTATTGCTCAAGCAAAAGTTGTAGGGCAATATTTTAGAGATAATAATATTATATTTGATCATGCTTATTCATCTACTTTAGAAAGGGCTTGTGATACTTTAGAACAAGTTACAGATATGTCTTATACAAGAGTAAAGGGGTTAAAAGAGTGGAATTTTGGAAAGCTCGAAGGGGAGAGTGAAAATTTAAATCCAAAGATTCCTTATGGTGATTTTTTCATTCAGTTCGGTGGCGAAGGTGAAATGGAAATGAGAGATAGAATTTCCAATATACTATTAGAAATCATGAATAAGGAAGATAATCAAGTTGTATTAGTAGTTTCCCATGGTGCTTCATGTAGAGGTTTTATGAGAAAATGGGCACATACTAGTGATGTTACTCAAAAAGAAAGAATTGGAAACTGTTGCATATTGAAATTTGAATATGAAAATAATGAATTCAGACTCATAGAAGTTATTAATCATAATTTTGAAAATCTCAACCAATAAAAATATGTCAAATGCCAATTGCTTCATCAAATTATTGGGATCAAATCCATGTTTTCACACCTAAAGATGTTATGAAAGACGAGGAAGGTGTAAGAATTTTTAAAGTACTAGCTAATAATATAACATGCTTATTAAGTGCAAAAAAAAATAATATTGAGATGTTTGAAGCTTTAACT harbors:
- a CDS encoding beta-glucoside-specific PTS transporter subunit IIABC; protein product: MDYSIVAKKILEKIGGESNVNSVIHCMTRLRFTLKDESIVNDEEVKKINGVMGIMKKGGQYQIIIGNEVSKCYKEVLKLGDFSDSVNNTTSSNEKQNIITKVLDVISGSMSATMPAIIGAGMVKVLVVLLTTIGLLSNTSQTYAILSALGDATFYFLPIILVISTSKKFNINPYIFAAVIGVMVYPDFVKLLGSETPVSFLGLPVTQASYGYSVIPIIMMAWVMKYIEEFVDKITPAVTKNFLKPMLILLIAMPIAIIVIGPIGFLVGKGLSTVMYTIQDKANWIALPLMAAFMPLIVMTGMHWAFVPIALAALANPGGYETLLLVAMLPSNLAQGASSLAVSLKSKNKDLKQVASASSISALLAGVTEPAMYGVTLKYKKPLVASMIASGIAGIYAGIVYLKVYVFATPALISIVQFINPNGGSNFINALITAAIALIGSFVLTWIIGFDDPANEDNEERSDEGKIEVREANLDKVESKSESIILCPIQGKSVSLSQVNDITFSEEIMGKGIAIIPNIGKTVSPVNGVVSALFETKHAIGITSDDGIEILIHIGLDTVKLGGKHFTAYVKSGDKVNAGDLLVEFDIEAIKKEGYEVITPVLVTNASDYKDVLSLIDKDVKEKDELIKVVK
- a CDS encoding DUF362 domain-containing protein, which codes for MKLLLSKKNSNSKSKSVVYMTEDISAEGLMAIYTVLNCKAIGKVAVKISSGEPGGHHFLSAKLIAPLVQIVNGTIVECNTAYGGRRADTESHHKVLEEHGFTAIAPVDIMDAEGSIRIPIIGGKHLKEDIVGASFANYDFVVNLAHFKGHAMGGLGGVIKNMSIGIASSIGKSLIHSAGKETTGFSPNTPQDDFLESMAEAAKGVADYVGKNIIYINVMNNLSVDCDCDSHPARPEMNDIGILSSLDPVALDQACVDLVYAAGGKALIERMESRHGIHTLEHAEKIGLGTRNYDLYEI
- a CDS encoding PRD domain-containing protein; translated protein: MKIEKIINNNLVQSFDNNNKEVLVMGCGLGFKKKNGEIIDKDKVEKIYSLEDKNYSNKLIELLSDIPLEVIQTTNEIVSYARYSLGKKLNDNIYILLTDHINFAMERVKEGVQFKNPLLWEIKRFYNHEFLIGKEALQIIQKRLKVDLPEDEAANIALHIVNAQLNSSNIDDTMSMTNMIQNILNIVKFHYKLELDEYSLHYERFITHLKFFSQRIFRGSEIEDEDKSLSEMMREKYKEAYKCTEKIKKYIKSEFNSELTDEEMMYLAVHINRVTKQTE
- a CDS encoding histidine phosphatase family protein, whose protein sequence is MKKVLYLMRHGQTLFNIRRKIQGWCDSPLTELGIAQAKVVGQYFRDNNIIFDHAYSSTLERACDTLEQVTDMSYTRVKGLKEWNFGKLEGESENLNPKIPYGDFFIQFGGEGEMEMRDRISNILLEIMNKEDNQVVLVVSHGASCRGFMRKWAHTSDVTQKERIGNCCILKFEYENNEFRLIEVINHNFENLNQ
- a CDS encoding DeoR/GlpR transcriptional regulator, which codes for MISNDLEIVRLLRNSNVELITCGGTVQKSTGSIYGYYAIHMLEHMKFDIGFFGTSAIDEKLNMMTPTSDKAFLKKQIVGQCQQSFLVADKSKFNRRALTYVNSVTDYTYVVTDYKFNEEEKAILKNGETKILSLINIEKMK
- a CDS encoding glycoside hydrolase family 1 protein, producing the protein MSIKFPEGFLWGGATAANQFEGAYNEDGKGLSTQDIAPKGVMGPLTDKPTEDNMKLIGIDFYHRYKEDIKLFAEMGFKVFRLSIAWSRIFPNGDDEEPNEKGLQFYDDVFDELAKYGIEPLVTISHYETPLALAKNYDGWVNRKLIRFFENYVRTIFTRYKDKVKYWLTFNEINSATHFPYMSAGIWTTKEQLSKQDLYQAMHHELVASALAVKIGHEINSEFKIGCMILGVPNYPLTPKPRDVLKAMEADRQNLFFGDVHARGEYPRYMNRFFKENNIEIRMEPGDKEILKNTIDFVSFSYYMSSCATADVEKDIKGKGNLVGGVHNPYLKASDWGWQIDPEGLRYILNQFYDRYQKPLFIVENGLGAVDELIINKNGNKTVNDDYRINYLNDHLVQVAEAIEDGVELMGYTTWGCIDLVSASTAELKKRYGFIYVDRHDDGSGTLERYKKKSFYWYKEIIAANGANLIY
- a CDS encoding zf-HC2 domain-containing protein codes for the protein MKCEIIRDLLPLYIDTTCSKKSTILVEEHLQNCI
- a CDS encoding MerR family transcriptional regulator, which translates into the protein MAIAEINEKRNTTINTLHYYEHVGVIPYMNCTTNEISNYTKQDCEWIYFTKCMRSAVFSIATLIDYVLLFQQDDVTVDVRKKLLIEHLKKLVAIMEDMCQILERLNYEIERYEQVVVPRENTLKI